The Tripterygium wilfordii isolate XIE 37 chromosome 4, ASM1340144v1, whole genome shotgun sequence genome has a window encoding:
- the LOC119996483 gene encoding helicase and polymerase-containing protein TEBICHI isoform X2, whose amino-acid sequence MASDSPRKRIDQFFASKKRKSLSPSLKCGRIENDSKPNVNGSPSAKGTLDSYLVASQNDEDIAKPSHASYGLSAGQHLVKRNLASGINKSFEDRNEQPLSHAQISSKTDVAIGVLPKGFSETMHVTENSELKRFATDFLSLYCSELHSSVSLPSEPKENDCKRHGSSSLLSREDKSSKKRHRITNQSEFDSEYSCSSQKSPVDMQSGFIDKSRALVIDSSKEVAACSDLTEFQASLRKCNAIHKCTASRTELGTPSCSINKTCGRSTPRSTRGCSLFSPGEAFWNEAIQVADGLFPQTDEFLVQSAEETYDARKQSEVNKSCNLNHRRCDDTLKESLDEGEKRARTMGIGSSSDLVGNMRKDSVKEASPLPVKHFDFMEDQNLKEIAPDRSVHDSQIEMQEADEEPKSHSVLYKPCTDSITTHSDEQANAEMHEEEKMVSFKNLIAANEVDGAGTPSSSVTLKDSLDLSHWLPSEVCCLYRKKGISKLYPWQVSCLQVDGVLQRRNLVYCASTSAGKSFVAEILMLRRVMSSGKIAILVLPYVSICAEKAEHLEYLLEPLGKQVRSYYGSQGGGTLHKDTSIAVCTIEKANALINRLLEEGRLSEIGIIVIDELHMVGDQTRGYLLELMLTKLRYACGEGNSESSSGESSGTSSSRAGPAHGLQIVGMSATMPNVGAVADWLQAALYQTDFRPVPLEECIKVGNTIYNKKMDIIRTIPKAAALGGKDPDHIVELCNEVVQEGHSVLIFCSSRKGCESTARHVSKFLKKFSFNIPSDSEFLDIASAIDALRRCPVGLDPILEETLPSGVAYHHAGLTVEEREIVESCYRRGLIRVLTATSTLAAGVNLPARRVIFRQPRIGRDFIDGTRYRQMAGRAGRTGIDTKGESVLICKSEEIKRIMGLLNESCPPLSSCLSEDKNGMTHAILEVVAGGIVQTAHDIHRYVRCTLLNSTKPFEDVVKSAKDSLRCLCHRKFLEWNEDTKLYNTTSLGRAAFGSSLCPEESLIVLDDLSRAREGFVLASDLHLVYLVTPISVDVEPDWELYYERFMELSALDQSVGNRVGVTEPFLMRMAHGAPVRISNRSRENMTGLHREFVKPGIINTGMISDEQMLRVCRRFYVALILSRLVQESPVAEVCEAFKVSRGMVQALQENAGRFASMVSLFCERLGWHDLEILVSKFQNRVSFGVRAEIAELTTIPYVKGSRARALYKAGFRTPLAIAEASVPEIAKALFESSSWAAQEGLAQRHMQLGVAKKIKNGARKIVLDKAEEARIAAFSAFKSLGFDIPQIAVPLLSNTRQLRQGTGSTSSGDNPAYDFLGAEEQDGSAKPSSEGSQNSENVAPESEVDKLAKALEGGFVTEAEVNPSGSLQCDFSAQTSLVPVGRIAADKLDAIVEHKEVPDMAPSIQLGKDVHGTRNGNVYEVQEQHFNQNALLESKDNAIGKGPITAINAFGGLDSFLDLWDTLQEFYFDIHYEKRSEVNSLAPFEIHGIAVCWENSPVYYVNLPRDLLCFGSTKSNFLHPNASQEKRNSQPPENWFEIVKQGWSRIGAIMGKIDVKKFTWNLKVQIQVLKRAAVSIQRFGFPNLTGKSMDFELIDNLYLVLAPFGVRNGIDICIVAWILSPDEERSSNPNLEKEIKKRLSNEVAATAHRCGRWKNQTRRAAHDGCCRRVAQTRALCSVLWKLLISEELVQALMSTEILLVNVLADMELWGIGVDMEGCLQARSLLRKKIACLEAEAYKLSGRRFSLYNSADIANVLYEHLKLPVPDGHDKGKQHPSTDKHCLDILRHEHPIIPVIREHRSLAKLSNCTLGSICSLSRLSMKTQKYTLHGRWLQTSTATGRLSMEEPNLQCVEHMVDFEMIMDKNGGDAEHHKINARDFFVPTQDNWLLLAADYSQIELRLMAHFSEDSALIELLSKPHGDVFTMIAAKWTGKSEDSVGSRERDQTKRLVYGILYGMGANTLAEQLNCSSDEAKEKIKSFKSSFPGVSSWLHEAVSSCREKGYVETLKGRRRYLSKIKCGNCEEISRAQRQAVNSICQGSAADIIKIAMINIYYVVAEENDQPESSSSLATKFRILKGRCRILLQVHDELVLEADPCVIKEAALLLRVCMESAASLLVPLHVKVKIGRTWGSLEPFQAEYCMSDITVPKS is encoded by the exons ATGGCGTCCGATTCCCCGCGGAAGCGCATCGATCAG TTTTTTGCATCAAAAAAGAGGAAATCTCTATCACCCAGTTTGAAGTGCGGGAGAATTGAGAACGACTCAAAACCCAACGTAAACGGGTCTCCCAGTGCCAAAGGCACTTTGGACAGTTACTTGGTAGCATCACAGAATGATGAAGATATAGCCAAGCCTTCACATGCATCTTATGGTTTGTCAGCTGGGCAGCATCTAGTTAAAAGAAATTTGGCATCTGGGATCAATAAAAGTTTTGAAGATAGAAACGAACAGCCCCTTTCACATGCTCAAATATCATCCAAGACCGATGTTGCGATAGGAGTGCTTCCAAAGGGATTCTCAGAGACCATGCATGTCACGGAAAACTCAGAACTTAAGCGGTTTGCAACTGACTTTTTGTCTCTTTATTGTAG TGAGCTCCATTCAAGTGTAAGTTTGCCATCAGAGCCTAAAGAAAATGACTGCAAGAGACATGGTAGCTCATCCTTGTTAAGTCGAGAGGACAAATCATCCAAGAAGAGACATCGCATAACTAATCAGTCAGAATTCGATAGTGAATATTCTTGCTCTAGTCAGAAGAGTCCTGTTGACATGCAGTCTGGTTTTATTGATAAATCAAGAGCATTAGTTATCGACTCTTCTAAAGAG GTGGCTGCTTGCAGTGACTTGACTGAATTTCAAGCAAGCCTGCGAAAATGCAATGCAATACATAAATGTACTGCCAGTAGAACTGAGCTTGGTACGCCTAGCTGTTCTATTAATAAGACATGTGGTCGCTCAACCCCTAGATCAACGCGTGGATGCTCTTTATTTTCACCTGGAGAGGCTTTCTGGAATGAAGCAATCCAAGTTGCTGATGGTTTGTTTCCTCAAACTGATGAATTTTTGGTTCAGTCTGCTGAAGAAACTTATGATGCGAGGAAACAAAGCGAGGTAAATAagtcatgcaatttgaatcatagaagATGTGACGACACCTTGAAGGAAAGTTTGGATGAAGGGGAGAAGAGAGCTAGGACAATGGGGATCGGTTCTTCTTCAGATTTAGTGGGGAATATGAGGAAAGATTCGGTTAAAGAAGCATCACCGCTTCCTGTAAAGCATTTTGACTTCATGGAGGATCAAAATTTGAAGGAGATTGCACCAGATAGATCTGTACATGACTCACAAATTGAAATGCAAGAAGCTGATGAAGAACCTAAATCTCATTCAGTACTCTATAAACCATGTACTGATAGCATCACAACACATAGTGATGAACAAGCAAACGCAGAAATgcatgaagaagagaagatggtTTCTTTTAAGAATTTAATTGCCGCAAATGAAGTTGATGGAGCTGGTACTCCTTCAAGTTCTGTGACACTTAAGGACAGCTTAGATCTCAGCCATTGGCTTCCTTCTGAAGTATGCTGCTTATATAGAAAGAAAggaatttcaaaattatatCCTTGGCAG GTTTCGTGCCTCCAGGTGGATGGTGTTTTGCAGAGAAGGAATCTTGTATATTGTGCTTCTACaag TGCTGGCAAAAGTTTTGTTGCTGAAATTCTGATGTTGCGGCGGGTCATGTCCTCCGGAAAAATTGCGATACTTGTACTTCCATATGTGTCAATTTGTGCAGAAAAG GCAGAACATCTGGAATACCTCCTGGAACCACTTGGTAAGCAAGTTCGCAGTTATTATGGAAGTCAAGGTGGTGGAACACTTCATAAAGATACCTCAATTGCTGTATGCACAATAGAAAAGGCAAACGCTTTAATAAACAGGTTGCTGGAAGAGGGTCGGCTGTCAGAAATCGGAATCATTGTGATAGATGAACTGCACATG GTTGGTGACCAGACCAGGGGTTATCTTTTGGAACTTATGTTGACAAAGCTGCGCTATGCTTGTGGTGAAGGCAATTCAGAATCAAGTAGCGGAGAAAGTTCAGGTACGAGCAGCAGTAGAGCTGGCCCTGCTCATGGTCTACAAATAGTTGGGATGAGTGCGACAATGCCAAATGTGGGAGCAGTGGCTGATTGGCTTCAA GCAGCATTGTACCAGACTGATTTCCGACCAGTTCCACTAGAGGAATGTATAAAAGTTGGCAACACAATTTATAACAAGAAAATGGATATAATTCGAACAATCCCTAAAGCAGCTGCCCTTGGGGGTAAAGATCCAGATCATATAGTGGAACTGTGCAATGAG GTTGTCCAAGAGGGCCATTCCGTCTTAATTTTTTGCTCAAGTAGAAAAGGATGTGAATCAACTGCAAGGCATGTTTCGAAGTTCCTGAAGAAGTTCTCTTTTAATATCCCGAGTGATAGTGAGTTCCTAGATATTGCCTCAGCTATTGATGCACTACGAAGGTGTCCTGTGGGATTGGATCCTATATTAGAAGAAACTCTTCCTTCTGGTGTTGCCTATCACCATGCTGGCCTCACT GTTGAGGAAAGAGAAATTGTGGAAAGCTGCTATCGTAGAGGCCTTATACGTGTTTTAACTGCTACATCTACCTTAGCAGCTGGTGTTAACCTCCCTGCAAGGAGGGTCATTTTTCGGCAACCTAGGATTGGTCGGGATTTTATTGATGGGACAAGGTACAGACAAATGGCTGGTCGGGCAGGTCGGACTGGAATAGATACTAAAGGGGAAAGT GTGCTGATATGCAAATCTGAGGAGATCAAAAGAATAATGGGACTCCTTAATGAGAGCTGTCCACCACTAAGTTCTTGCCTTTCTGAAGACAAGAACGGAATGACTCATGCAATTTTGGAAGTTGTGGCTGGTGGGATCGTTCAAACTGCTCATGATATCCATCGATATGTTAGATGCACTCTTCTCAATTCTACAAAACCATTTGAAGATGTTGTGAAATCAGCAAAAGATTCTCTTCGGTGTTTGTGTCACAGAAAATTTCTTGAATGGAATGAAGATACTAAGTTATACAATACAACGTCTCTTGGTCGTGCAGCTTTTGGCAGTTCCCTCTGCCCAGAAGAATCACTT ATTGTGCTAGATGATCTTTCAAGGGCGAGAGAGGGGTTTGTTCTTGCATCAGATTTGCATTTAGTTTACTTAGTAACACCAATAAGTGTTGATGTTGAGCCTGATTGGGAATTGTACTACGAACGGTTCATGGAACTTTCTGCTCTTGACCAG TCAGTTGGCAATCGAGTTGGAGTGACAGAACCATTTTTGATGCGTATGGCACATGGTGCACCAGTGCGCATTTCAAATAGATCAAGAGAAAATATGACAGGGTTGCATAGAGAATTTGTAAAACCTGGGATTATAAACACGGGTATGATTTCGGATGAGCAAATGCTTCGAGTGTGCAGACGCTTCTATGTTGCTCTTATCCTGTCAAGACTAGTACAG GAATCACCCGTGGCTGAGGTTTGTGAAGCGTTTAAGGTTTCCAGAGGCATGGTTCAGGCATTACAAGAAAATGCTGGAAGGTTTGCGTCTATGGTTTCCTTGTTTTGTGAAAGGCTTGGATGGCATGATCTTGAGATATTGGTATCTAAGTTTCAAAATCGTGTCTCATTTGGAGTAAGGGCTGAGATTGCTGAGCTCACTACTATTCCATACGTTAAG GGTTCTCGAGCAAGAGCACTCTACAAAGCTGGCTTTCGCACGCCTCTAGCCATTGCTGAAGCATCTGTTCCGGAAATTGCAAAAGCTCTTTTTGAATCTTCATCGTGGGCTGCACAAG AAGGTTTGGCTCAAAGGCACATGCAACTGGGAGtagccaaaaaaattaaaaatggcgCTCGGAAAATTGTTCTCGATAAAGCTGAAGAGGCAAGGATTGCTGCCTTTTCAGCTTTCAAATCACTGGGGTTTGATATCCCGCAAATTGCTGTACCTTTATTATCAAATACCAGACAATTGAGGCAAGGTACCGGCAGCACATCATCTGGGGATAATCCTGCTTATGACTTCCTTGGTGCTGAAGAGCAAGACGGTTCAGCTAAGCCATCTTCAGAAGGGAGTCAGAATTCTGAAAATGTTGCTCCAGAGAGTGAAGTTGATAAGTTAGCTAAAGCTTTAGAAGGTGGCTTTGTAACTGAAGCAGAAGTAAACCCATCTGGTTCTCTGCAGTGTGATTTTAGTGCTCAAACTTCCTTGGTACCAGTGGGTAGGATAGCTGCTGATAAGCTTGATGCCATTGTTGAACATAAAGAAGTTCCAGATATGGCCCCTTCAATTCAGTTAGGAAAAGATGTTCATGGAACCAGGAATGGGAATGTTTATGAAGTACAGGAACAGCATTTCAATCAAAATGCACTACTTGAGAGTAAGGACAATGCTATTGGGAAGGGACCTATTACTGCAATCAATGCGTTTGGTGGATTGGATTCTTTCTTGGATCTCTGGGACACTCTGCAggaattttattttgatattcattacGAAAAACGATCAGAAGTGAACTCTCTTGCTCCGTTTGAAATACACGGGATAGCCGTATGTTGGGAAAATTCTCCAGTGTACTATGTCAATCTTCCCAGGGATTTACTGtgttttggtagtacaaaaagTAATTTCTTGCATCCAAATGCATCACAGGAAAAGCGAAATAGTCAACCTCCTGAAAATTGGTTTGAGATAGTTAAACAGGGATGGAGCAGGATTGGAGCAATAATGGGGAAGATAGATGTCAAAAAATTTACTTGGAACTTGAAAGTGCAGATTCAGGTGCTTAAAAGGGCTGCAGTTTCCATTCAGAGATTTGGTTTCCCAAATCTTACAGGGAAAAGTATGGATTTTGAACTAATAGATAACTTATACCTTGTGTTGGCCCCATTTGGTGTTAGAAATGGGATTGACATTTGCATTGTTGCATGGATTCTTTCGCCTGATGAAGAGAGAAGCTCTAATCCTAACTTAGAGAAG GAAATTAAGAAAAGGTTATCCAATGAGGTTGCAGCTACAGCTCATAGGTGTGGCAGGTGGAAGAATCAAACGCGAAGAGCTGCCCATGATGGTTGTTGTCGTCGCGTTGCGCAAACACGAGCCTTGTGTTCTGTTCTTTGGAAGTTGCTTATTTCAGAGGAACTTGTCCAGGCACTTATGAGCACTGAAATCCTATTG GTGAATGTACTTGCGGATATGGAACTATGGGGAATTGGTGTTGACATGGAAGGATGCCTTCAAGCGCGTAGCTTGTTGAGGAAAAAGATTGCATGTCTTGAGGCTGAGGCTTATAAGCTTTCTGGCAGGAGATTTTCATTATATAATTCTGCAGATATTGCAAATGTGCTCTATGAACACTTGAAGTTACCTGTACCAGATGGACATGATAAAGGGAAACAGCATCCAAGTACAGACAAGCATTGTTTGGATATTTTGAG ACATGAGCATCCAATAATTCCAGTCATTCGAGAGCACCGAAGCTTGGCAAAGCTATCAAACTGTACTTTGGGCTCAATTTGTTCACTGTCAAGATTGTCTATGAAGACACAGAAATACACGCTGCATGGCCGTTGGCTCCAAACATCAACAGCTACTGGACGGCTTTCTATGGAGGAACCTAATCTTCAA TGTGTTGAGCATATGGTTGATTTCGAAATGATTATGGACAAGAATGGTGGTGATGCTGAACATCACAAAATTAATGCACGTGATTTCTTTGTTCCAACCCAG GATAACTGGTTGCTGTTAGCAGCAGATTATTCTCAAATAGAATTGAGGCTGATGGCACACTTCTCTGAGGACTCCGCATTAATTGAACTCCTTAGTAAGCCACATGGAGACGTTTTTACAATGATAGCAGCAAAATGGACGGGGAAGTCAGAAGATTCTGTTGGTTCACGTGAGCGAGATCAGACCAAAAGGCTGGTTTATGGAATTCTCTACGGAATGGGTGCCAACACTCTTGCAGAACAACTCAATTGCAGTTCAGATGAAGctaaagaaaaaattaagagTTTTAAAAGTTCTTTCCCTGGTGTTTCCTCTTGGCTTCATGAAGCCGTCTCATCGTGCCGTGAAAAAGG TTACGTGGAGACACTCAAGGGAAGAAGGCGCTACTTGTCAAAAATAAAATGTGGAAACTGTGAAGAAATATCAAGAGCTCAGAGACAAGCTGTGAACTCTATCTGTCAG GGATCTGCTGCCGATATAATCAAGATTGCAATGATAAATATTTACTATGTGGTTGCCGAAGAAAATGATCAGCCTGAATCTAGTTCCTCTCTTGCCACTAAATTCCGCATCCTCAAGGGCCGTTGCCGAATCCTTTTGCAG GTGCATGATGAATTGGTATTGGAAGCTGATCCTTGTGTGATCAAGGAAGCTGCATTGTTGCTAAGAGTGTGCATGGAGAGTGCTGCCTCGCTTCTGG TTCCTTTGCATGTAAAAGTCAAAATTGGAAGGACATGGGGCTCTTTGGAGCCCTTCCAGGCTGAGTATTGTATGAGTGATATCACCGTGCCCAAGTCATAG